The Deltaproteobacteria bacterium genomic interval GCCCGGGTTAAGTCTGGTCTCCCAACGCTCGCACTACACCCCCGCTCAGGAGGAACACCCCGATGGAACAGATGCTCGAACAAGCCGAAGCCGTCCTTCGCTTCTCCGGTGAGCTACAGCGGCGCATGTCCGAAGTCGGCGTCGAGGGCATCGGCGGTGTGATGAGCCTGTACGCGCAGCTGCGCAGCGCCCTCGAAAAGGTCTCGCACGACGAGCTGGATTGGGCGGCCGCCGAGGTGAACCGGGTGTTGGAGAGCCTCACGAAGATCAGCGACGAGGTGCGCCGCTTGAAGGGATTGAAGCTCTCGCTCGAAACCGGTCACTGATCCGGTTCCGGCCCTCCGCGCCCGCGGCAGCGGGCGAAGATCAGCGTGCCGAGCGCGGCGCCCGTGGTGTCGATCAGCACGTCGACGCCCGAGCCCGTGCGGCTGGGCACGAGCGCCTGGTGCGCCTCGTCGAGCAGGGCGTACGCGGCGCAACAGGCGACCGCTCTGAGCGCCACCGCGCGCGAGATGCGCGCTCCGGGCTCGGTCATGGCGCGGCAGATCAGCCCGCCGAGGATCGCGTACTCGGTGAGGTGCGCGCTCTTGCGTATGATGCTGTGCGCGAGCCGGAACCCGGCCGGCGTCAGCTCGCCGAAGAAGAAGCGGAGAACCGGGTCGATGTAGCTGTTCGTCGAGCGCGCCGAGAACGCGTCGGTCGAGAACCACGAGATGAACGCGGCCCACGCGACGACCGGCAACCAGCGCTGGATGCCGGCCGCCCACGCGGACCGCGGCAGCTCAGACGATCTCGTTGACGGCTCGCTGGACAACCGCCAGGACCTCTTCTCCGTACTCCGCGTCGAGAAAGTCCTCGAGCTTCTCGCGTTGACTCACGTACTGGCGAGCGTCCCCGGGCTTCTGCTCCTCGGTGAGATGCGTACCGGACATGAGGTCGAGAAAGGCGAGCACGCCGCCGCAGTCGCCCTTGCCCCAATCGCGTTCGAGCTTCTGGTCGATGGCGAGGCGAAGCGTGAGGTAGCACAGGCGGTAACGCATCTCTTCGGTGAGTTCCATGACGGGTCCTTTCTCTGGTTCGGGTCAGTCGCGGCGTTCGAGGGCGATCACGTACTCGTAGCGGCTGCGCTCGAGCGCGCCCTCGACTTTGCGGCCGTTGATGACCAACGTCGGGGTCGACTTGACGCCAAGTCGGCCGCCGGCGTTCGCGTCGGCGAGGACGCGTGAGCGCGCCGCCGGGTCGTCGAGACACGCGGTGAACTGCTCGGCCGGAATGCCGAGCCCGACCGCCTTCGCGACGAGATCATCGCGCCCGAGCTTGTCCTGCCCGCGAAAGAGGAGGTCGTGATACTCCCAGAACTTGCCGCTGCGCGCGGCGCATTCGGCGGCGATCGCCGCCTGGCAGGCGGATCGGTGCATGCGGGTGGTCACGTTCGGATTGCAATCCGCGTCGAGCGGGAAGTGGTGGAACACGATGCGTACGCGGTCCGGATGGCGCGCGGCGAGCTCGTGGAGGTCGCGAAACGCCATGGCGCAGGCCGGGCACTCGAAGTCGGAAAACTCGATGATCGTGAGCGGGGCGCTCTCGGGGCCCTTGGCGTGCGTGCTCGGCGGGAGGTCTGTGGTGACCGGGAGCGTCGTGTACCAGTCGAAGAACTCACGGTCGCGCGCCTTCACGTCGTCGGCCGTCATGGTCGCGCCCGAGATCGGCCGCGCGGCGAAGTGCAGGGCGGCGATCACGGCGATGCCCGCCAGGATGATGCCGACGCCGCCGAGCGCGCGCCGCGATGTGAGCACGGGCCGGGCGCTCCGCGCCAGATCGACGCGGACGAGGCGCCACACGAGCACGGCCGTCGCGATCACGAGCAGGTACATCGCGGCGCAGAGAAGGCAGAAGGCGCCGATCGCGAACGTCGAGATGCCCGCCATGTACACGGACACGGCCACGTTCCAGAGCGCGAGCCCGAGCGTCAGGAGGCTCGCGTGCGAGCGGGCGTCGCCGACCGCCTGCCCGCGGCGATACAGGAGAACGGCGAGCGTCACGTAGCTCAGGAAGCCCCATGCGGCCATCGGGACGCCGAGCAGCACGCTGTACGGGCTCATCAGCACGGCGTCGCAATTCACCGCCGCGTTGACGTTGCAGAAGCTCGTGTACGAGCCGTGGGTCGCCGCGAGCTGCGCGTGCAGATAGAGCTGGATGAGGGCGATCGCAGCCGAGAGCCCGGTCAGGATCCAGAGGGCGCGTTCGAGGCCGCCGGTGCGTGCCGCGGGGATCCGCAGGCGGGTCGGCGCCGGCGTCGGCCCGCCCCGGCGACGCCCGGAATTCCGCTGCTGCGTCGCCCCTTTGTGCGCCATGAGCGAGGCATACTAGCGACGGGGGCACGCGCTTTCAATTGAGGCGAGTGGCGTCGTCCTTCACGCCAGCCTGGCGGTTCGCGAGATCCGCGCTCTTCCACGACGTGCCCGTGAAGGGCCAATGTGGACCGACCTCAGTAGTGGTACCGCGCTTGCAGAAAATCGACGCGATCCGCACTCACCGTATAGACCAGGCGGTGTTCTTCGGTGATCCGGCGCGACCATGCCCCCACCAGAACGTATTTCAGCGGCTCAGGCTTCCCGATGCCTTGGAAAGGATCCCGCATCACCGCCTCCACGAGATCGAGCGTACGAAGCGCCACGCGCCTGTTAGTCTCGACCCACCATCGAAGATCCTGACGAAATTCCGGCTGGAATACTGGGAGGCGTTCAGCCTTCCTTGGCAAGGCCGAAGTCCCGTCTGAGTTTGTCGATCGTCTGGGGCTTCAACCTCTTGCCTTGGGCGCGCCGAAGAGCCGCGATCAGCCGCTTGACGTTCTTGGGAGACCGAAGGAGGTGGGCGGTTTCGATGAGGCTCTCGAGCTCATCGGCCGCCACGAGCGCCACGTTCCGAGCCCCGCGACGATGGATGATCACGGCCTCGCGGGAGTTTGCCACGTCGTCGCACAGCGAAGCGAGGTTTGCGCGCGCATGGGTGTACGTGGTCTCTCTCGGCATAGGTAAGTCGCCGGTACAGGATTGCTGTACGCTCTCGACGCCTACCGGTCAAGCAGCCCACCAGTTCCGATCCGAGGCATTTTGCCGCATCGAGGGGAGAACTCGCTCGGAGCTCTCCCCTCTTGTTTCGACGATCGATCCATCTCCCGGCCCCACCGCCCGATTTCGCGCACATACCGACCGGCAGCCATGCATCGGCTGCTCGGCGAGCAAGCCGAGGATGGCGTGGCGGATCGACACGCCGGGTGTGGTGTCAGACCGCGAGGCCCGCGATCAAGAAGAAACGCGCGCGGGGTGCGGATTTTTCCTCCGCACGAAAATACGGCTGGGCGGAATACTCGTCGTGCGCCGCCCAGAAGCGAAGCGGGGGAACGGTCGCTGGGACCGTTCCCCCCTTCTCGCAAAACGAACCGAGACCTAGAACTGGTACGTCAACCGCAGCGCCGTTTCCGAACGGCCGCGATTCGTACCGAGGAGCCACGGATCGAACACGCCCTTCTGCACGTCGCTCTGGCCCGGGATGAAATAGCGCTGGGTCAGGTTCACGATGAAGTTCGGCGTGACGACCCAGTCGACGTTCCAGAACGGGTACAGGCTGTTCGAGTTGACCGGATCGTAGATCATGCCGAGCAGCGGGACGACCGATCCGCCCTTGTAGAAGGTGAAGATCGCGAGCGTGACCAGCGACTCCCAGCTCCGGACGTCGTCGCGGAAGCTGCCGTTGCCGTTCGGATCGTTGCAGGGCTGGTCCTTCGGCGCGCCGCAGTACGGACGGGAGCGCGCGCCGGCGGTCGGCAGGTCGAGCGCCGACGTGAGCGTGTCCTCGTTGTGCATGATGTGGTGCAGGAACCACTGGCCGGTGATGAAGAAGGTGGTCTTCTTGTTGAGCGAGCGGATCCACGTGGGGCGGTCGAAGGCGATCATGCCCTTCCACATGTCCTTGCGCGTGGTGCCGGGAAGGAGCGGCGCGAACGTCGTCTCCTTGTCGCGGTCGAGCATGTAGATGCCGAAGTCGTAGACCGTTTCCAGGCGGAAGATCGCCTGCGTCCAGTCGCCCTCGAAGTAGTTGGCCGAGATGCCGACGGTGTGGATGTACGGCGTGATGTACTCGACCGGGAGCGTGCCCTTCGCGAGGAGCTGCTGGGTCCGGATCTGGCCTTCCGGGGTCGGCGTGATGCCTCGGACGGGCGAGAACGGCGAGCCGTCGTCGCCGGACCAGCGCTGGTAGAAGTAGTGCAGGCCGACCTGCAGGCCGTTCGGGAAGACGCCCGAGAATCGCACGCCGACCTGGCTGTTGTCGACCGGATTGCGGTCGTAGTCGCCCTGCTTGAAGAGCGCCGAGCCCTTCATCAGGCGCTCGAGCGGACCGCCCGTCGTCGGGTTGCGGAACGGGGCCAGGAAGGCGCCGTCCTCGCGGTTGAAGAGGGGGTTCTGGATGCGCAGACCCCACGGCCTCGGCAGATAGCTCACCTTCACCGGGCGCCAGTCGCCGGGGTTCCAGTACGCTTCGAGGAAGACGTTCGAGACCTTGCCGATGTTGCCGATGTCCCAGAGGCCCTTCGCCATCCAGAGCGGGATGCGGAGGTCGTCCCAGCCGAAGGACGGCGGCGGGACCTCCATGATGAAGTGCCACGAGGTGTCGAGCGGGTTGGCGCGGTCGAGCATGCGGAAGTCGTCCGCCTCGCCCCAGATGATCTGCTGCTTGCCGAGCCGGAAGCTCAGCGGCGCGTCGGCGAGCTTGATGTCGACGTAGAGCTCGCGGAGCTGGTTCTCGAACTTGACGGCGTCGCGCGCGCCGTTCGACATGTCGTTGATGTCGCGGAGGGCGGCGCGCCCCGGCTTCCGACCCCGGAAATCACGCTCGCGGAGCGTCGGCTCGTAGTCGTAGATGCTGTCGTAGACGCCGCGATACAGCAGGAAGAACTTCGAGCTTTCGATGAAGGGGAGGTCGATGCGATCGATCCATTTCCCCCGGTCGATCCAGTTCCAGTCGACGCGGGCTCGCATCGTGTTGCGCTGCTGGACGAAATGGTACTCGTCCACGTCGGGATGCCGCACGATGTTCTGCGACTGCAAGCTGCCCGATAGCTCGAGCGGACCGTACTTCATCGTCGCCGATGCCGGCGACGCGCTGACCAGGGTGAGCGCCGCCACAGCAACTGCGCGGCGCCAGGTCTGACCCGTTCCCGTCATGACCGCCTCCTTGCACGTGGCTCGAGAGCCGAGCGCTACTTCGATGTGAGGTACCGGAGGAGGGGTGCCCGCATCACGCGGGCACCCCTCGGAGCTGCAGAGAAAAGACTACTAACGCGGCGTACGGACCTGCGACGCCGGGATCAGCGCCGCGCCCGGACCCGGCAGACCGGCCACCGTGTTGATGGCGGCGGCCTGCGTCGCCGGGATGCAGAAGATCGAGGCGAGCGTCCCCTGCTGCGTGCCGCACTGACCCGTCCGCGAGATGGTCGTGCCGAAGCAGGGCTGGAGCTGCGACTCGCACGTGCCGGCGCCGGGCGAGAGGTCCTCGCAATCGGTCGTCGGCCCGCTGCTGAGGAAGCACTGCCGGAAGGGCTGCCCGGAGCAGACGCCGATCGGCGGGTTGTTCTCGCAGAGGCCGCTCGCGGGACAGACGCCGTTCGGGTTGATGCAGGAGTTCGGCTGGATCTGGCCCGGGCAGAAGCAGGTGGCTCCGAACGTCGAGTTGAGGCAGGCGACGTTCGCGTCGACCGAGACCGTGCCCGTGGTGAGCGGGTTCAGGTCGATGTTGAGGTTGCCGACGGGGCTGCCGTTCGGCTCGCAGTCGTTCGAGGTGCTGCCGGCATCCGGCGGCGCGCCGCCCGCGTTCTGGAAGAGATCGCTGATGCCGCCCACGTCGCACGGCGCGCCCGGCGTCTTGCCGCCGTCGCAGGTGCCGCCCTTCACGCCGTCGTTCGGCGTCGGGTCACCGACGCAAGGCGGGCAGGGCTTGTTCTGGTCGACGACCAGGTACACCTTCGAGAGCAGCTTCACGCTGCTCTCGCCGCACCCGCTCTCGCAGTTGTACGTGCCGGTGATCGCCTCACGGAACTGGTTGATGACGCAGGAGGAGACGCCGCCCGACGAGAGCGGCAGCGGCGAGCCGAAGGTCGTGCCGACGAGCTCCGAGCCGTCGACCGTGCAGTTCACGCCGTCGGCGCAGTCGAGCTTGGTCGTGACCTTCGCTTCGCGGGTCGCGACCGAGTCGTGCGCGATGCCTGTCCAGCCGGTGTCGAGGTCGGAGCCGCCGAGGCTCGTCACGGTGACGTTGAGCGCGGTGCCTTCGCACACGGTGCCGGTCGAGGTCGCGGTCGGTTCCGGCGTTGGCGCGACGGTGCCTTCGGTCTCGACCGGTGTCGTGGTCGGCTCGACGTCGGTCGCCCCCGGCGTCGCGGTCGGCGGCTTCGGGGTCACCGTCACTACGGGAGTGCCCTTGGGATCGTCGTTGTCGTTGTTGTCGTCACCACAGCCCGCGATGGCCAATGCCGCGACCATGGCGAGCGCGAAACATCTCGTCCGTGTGCTCATGAAAACTCTCCTCCTTGAGGGGTCGACCACTCCCGTTGGCGTGCGGGGCTCGATAGCAAATGGGTGATTTTTCTGTCAAGGAACGGCACTCGCCTTTGCCGGAAGTATGACGCTCGCGCAGCGTCCGAGGCAACGCGAACCTCCGCCGCGCGGCGGGGGAAGTATTCCGCACCGGACGTCGTCCGCCTTTCTTTCAATTTGGAATGCCCTGTGCTTAAGACTCGCCCCGCATGCGACCCGTGAAGCGATGGTTCGGCGCGGCGGCACTCGTGTGGATCGGATGCGTCGCGGCGGCGGACGTCGCCGGTGCGCAGTTCATCAAGAACGGCGACTTCTCGCAGGGATCCGCCGGCACCCCCACCGACTGGCGCATCGACCGCTGGGACACCAATACGGGCACGACGGAGTTCCTCTGGAAGGCTCCGAGCGGGTCCGAGCCGGGGCAGGCGGGCATTCGCAACACCAAGCCCAACGACGCCCGCTACGTGCAGGATCTGCACGTGAAAGAGGAGACCTGGTACCACATCGCGGGCAAGATCCGGACGGAGAACGTCGGGCAGGGGGCGATCGGGGCCTACCTCTCCCTGATGGAGGGGTTCCAGAACTCCCAGGATCTCAAGGGCTCGCAGGATTGGCAGCCGGTCGAGCTCTGGGTGAAGACCGAGAAGTGGCAGGACCGCCTCACTCTGGCGCTCCGCGTCGGCGGGTACAGCAGCCTCAATACGGGCGAGGCCTGGTTCTCCGACATCACCGTCGAGGCGGTCTCCGGCCCGCCGCCGAACGCGAAGAATGTCTATCAGCCGGCGTCGGGGGGCGGCGGCTTCGCGCCGCTCAGCCTCTGGGCCCTGATCCTGCTCCTCGGCCTCATGACGGCGGCGCTCTGGTACTACCTCCGGCCGCCGCCCGGCGGCGGCGATCGTGGCACGCCGGCGGAGAAGCTCGGGCTCCTCGCCTTCCTGCTCGCGCTGCTCGCGATCAAGATGGCCGTGGCGCCGCACTTCGGCTTCGACACCGATCTCGGCACCTACAAGGCGTGGGCGATACGCCTCGCCGACCGCGGCCCGGCGGATTTCTACGCCCCCAACTACTTCTGCGACTACCCGCCCGGCTACCTCTACGTTCTCTGGCTGCTCGGCAGCATCTACCAGGGGATGCACCTCGCGACCTCGGGGCCGCTCTCGACCCTCATCATCAAGATGCCGGGCCTGATCGCGGACCTCCTGTCGAGCGTGCTCCTCTACGCGCTGCTCCGCCCGCGCGCCGGGCAGCGGACGACCTGGCTCGTCGTGCTCGCGTACTCGCTGAATCCGGCGGTCATCTTCAACTCGGCGATCTGGGGGCAGACCGACTCGCTCTTCACGCTCGAGCTCTTCCTCGGGGCGCTCCTGCTCTTCGAGGGCCAGATCGCGTTCGGCTGGGCCGTCCTGATGATCGCCGCCATCACCAAGCCGCAGGCGCTGATCTTCCTGCCGCTCTTCGCGTCCTGGCGGGGCAACTGGGACCGGCCGGAGCGGCCGATCGTCGCCGCCGCCACGGGGCTCGCCGTCGCCGCGGTGCTCACGCTTCCCTTCGTCGAGCCGCTCGGACTCGCCGCCCACTACCAGAAGGGCGCCGCGTACTACGCCGAGACGTCGGTGAACGCCTTCAACCTGATGGCGATCCTCGGCGGCTTCCGGCAGTCCGATAGCGCCATCCTGCTGTTCATGAGCTACAAGGCGTGGGCCACCGCTCTGGTGGTCCTCTTCTTCGTCTATCTCGCCTTCCTGATCTACCGGCGCCGCGACGCCGAGATGTACGTGTACCTGATGTTCCTCTTGCCGCTCGGCTTCTTCATGCTGTCGACGCGCATGCACGAGCGCTACCTCTTCCCGTGCCTCCTCTTCCTGACGCCGCTCTTGCCCCGCCGCAAGCACCTGTGGGCCTTCTACGGCGTCCTCACCGCCACCTACTATTTGAACCTCTGGTACATCCTGCGGGCGTTGAACTCCGAGGTCTTCCTCGACAAGTACGATCCGTTCGGGATCGCGGTCTCGATCGTGAACGTCGGGCTCTTCGCCGCGGCGCTGGCCGAGGGCTGGCGGATGACGCGGCTGGCGCCCGAGCCCCTGCCGCTGCCGTGCGGCGACGGCGACACGACGCTCGCGCCCGCGGCTCCGGTGGTCGCGCGCGCGGCGGCGCCGGCGGCGAAGCCCGTGCCCGCGAGGGCGATGGCCAAGGCGGCGTCCGCAAAGGCGCGGGACGAGCGCGGGCCGGAGGACGTTCCCGCGGCGAAGCCCCGCGGCTGGGTGTCCTTGCCGCAGTGGGAGATCGAGGCGGGGGCGTCCTGCTATCGCATCACCCGGCGCGACCTCGCCCTCGCCCTCCTGCTGGTCGTCGTCGCCGGCGGACTGCGCTTCTGGAAGCTCGAGCAGCCGAACGAGCTCGTCTTCGACGAGGTCTACTTCGTCGAGCAGGGCAAGAACTACCTCCGCGGCAAGGAGTTCATGGACCCGCATCCGCCGTTCGCGAAGCTCGCGATCGGCGCCAGCGTGGCCCTCTTCGGAGGCGAGGCGAACGGCTACCGCATCTTCAACGCGGTGTGCGGCACGCTGCTCGTCGGCGTCGCGTACCTGACCGGCCGGAAGCTCCTCGGAGACGGCCTCGCGGCGTTCGCGACGGCGGCGGCCGTCGCGTTCGACGGGCTCTTCATCGTCGACTCGCGGATCGCCGTCATCGACATCTGGTACGTTACCTTCGGAGCGATCTCCTACCTCCTGTTGTTCCAGTATTTGCGGACGCCGCCGGTCGAGCGCCGCCCCGGGATCCTGGTGCTCCTCGGGCTCGCGCTCGGACTGAACCTCGCGAGCAAGCTCTTCATTCCCGCGTTCACCTGGATGACGGTGGTGTTCTTCCTCGCCGTCATCTCGGTGCACGCGGAGCGCTTGCACCGCAGCCGGCAGCCGCTGGCGCGCGGGCTCGCGCCCGCGGCGCTCGTCACGTGCGCGGCCGCCGCGATGTACCTGGCCGTCTTCCTGCCGCACTACTGGCTCGGCTGGTGGCACAGCATCTGGGACATCCCCAAGTACTTCAAGGACGTGGTCGGGTACGAGGCGGCGGTCGCCGACGCGACCCACCCCTACTCGTCGAAGTGGTACACCTGGCCGTTCCTGCTGCGGCCGGTCTGGTACCACTTCAAGGACGTCCCGAACGATCCGTCGCACGTGGTCGGCGTCTGGGGCGGCGGGAACCCGATCCTCTGGTGGGGCGGCTTCGCGGCGATCCTGGTCGCGCTCGCACGCGGCATCCGCGAGCGTCATTTCGCGAGCGTGTTTCTCTGCACCGCCTTCATCCTCCACTACATCGTCTGGTCGTGGATCGGTCGGACGCTCTTCCAGTACCACTATCTCCCGTCGCTCTACGCGAGCCTGCTCGCGCTCGGGATGGCGCTCGGGATGCTGTGGCGTGCGCCGGCCGACGACGGGTTCTGGGTCGGCGCCGGCGTCGCGCTCCTGGTGCCGCTGTTGCCGACCCTGATCGGGCCGTTCCCCCGCTGGGGGGTGCTTCTGTGGGCCGCGATCGCGGGCGTCTACGGCGCGGCGGTTGTCTACCGGCGGCTGCCGACGTTCCAGTGGCCGCCCGGCCGCGTCGTCGTGGTGGCGTACGGGGCGGTGACGATCGCGCTCCTCGTCTATTTCTATCCCCTCTGGTCCGGCATGCCGATCGGCCGGGACGGCTACAGCGTCCGCATGTGGTTCCAGAACGGGCCCGCCCGCTGGATCTAGGCAGGTTGCTGAAAAAGAGCCATCTGCTGCGTTGCTCGGTCGCTCACTGGTGCGGCGTAGCTTCCGCTACGCCTTCGCGTTCGCTCCCTCACGCCTTGCAACTGACCCTTTTTGAGCAACCTGCCGGGGGTGCCACTGGCGCATGGTGGGACGCTCGCTGCGCTCGCGTTCATCAATCGCATTGGGTGGATGGCCCCATTGTGCGAGTAAGAAACGAGTAAGAATGAATGCGCGGAGCGCAGCGAACGCGGAGGCGTAGCGAAGCTACGCCGCACCCGCTCTGAGCACGGCAAGTGAGCGACCGAGCAACGCAGCAGATGGCTCTTTTCCAGCGACCTACCAGGCGTCGCATCGCCGCGCTGGCCGTGTTCCTCGGTGTGACGGCGCTCTACTACGCGTCGAACCCGCGCCTGCCGGACGCGTACAAGCACCACGTGTACGTCGCCGACGCGTGGCTGCACGGCCGGCTCTGGGTGCAGGGCTACCCGGGGCACTATCACGACTGGATCACCGTGAACGGCCAGGTGCACTCACCGTTCGCGCCGACGCCGGCGATCCTGCTCGTACCGTTCGTCTGGTGGTGGGGCACCGCGTTCAACATGAACTTCTTCAGCATGGCGGTGGCGGGCCTGAACGCCATGCTGTGCTGGCTCGTGTTGTTGCGGGCCGGGGTCGGCGCGCGGCGTGCGGCGCTCGGCACGATGATCTTCGCCTTCGGCACCGTGAACTGGTTCTCCGCGGTCATCGGCACCACGTGGTTCCTCGCGCATCTCTGCGTCGAGCTCTTCCTGCTGTTGGCGCTGTTCGAGGTGTTCGGCCGGGGGCGGGCCTGGCTCGTCGGCGCGGCCTTCGGCTTCGCGATGCTGGCGCGCGCGAACGTCGCGACCGCCGCTCCCGGCGTGTTCCTCCTGTTGGTGCATCGCCACGCCGTCCGGACGAGCTTCTTCCGCTTCTGCGATGGGCGCGCGA includes:
- a CDS encoding VanZ family protein codes for the protein MPVVAWAAFISWFSTDAFSARSTNSYIDPVLRFFFGELTPAGFRLAHSIIRKSAHLTEYAILGGLICRAMTEPGARISRAVALRAVACCAAYALLDEAHQALVPSRTGSGVDVLIDTTGAALGTLIFARCRGRGGPEPDQ
- a CDS encoding thioredoxin domain-containing protein, whose translation is MAHKGATQQRNSGRRRGGPTPAPTRLRIPAARTGGLERALWILTGLSAAIALIQLYLHAQLAATHGSYTSFCNVNAAVNCDAVLMSPYSVLLGVPMAAWGFLSYVTLAVLLYRRGQAVGDARSHASLLTLGLALWNVAVSVYMAGISTFAIGAFCLLCAAMYLLVIATAVLVWRLVRVDLARSARPVLTSRRALGGVGIILAGIAVIAALHFAARPISGATMTADDVKARDREFFDWYTTLPVTTDLPPSTHAKGPESAPLTIIEFSDFECPACAMAFRDLHELAARHPDRVRIVFHHFPLDADCNPNVTTRMHRSACQAAIAAECAARSGKFWEYHDLLFRGQDKLGRDDLVAKAVGLGIPAEQFTACLDDPAARSRVLADANAGGRLGVKSTPTLVINGRKVEGALERSRYEYVIALERRD
- a CDS encoding Txe/YoeB family addiction module toxin, encoding MPRKAERLPVFQPEFRQDLRWWVETNRRVALRTLDLVEAVMRDPFQGIGKPEPLKYVLVGAWSRRITEEHRLVYTVSADRVDFLQARYHY
- a CDS encoding type II toxin-antitoxin system Phd/YefM family antitoxin, whose protein sequence is MPRETTYTHARANLASLCDDVANSREAVIIHRRGARNVALVAADELESLIETAHLLRSPKNVKRLIAALRRAQGKRLKPQTIDKLRRDFGLAKEG
- a CDS encoding DUF1302 family protein — encoded protein: MTGTGQTWRRAVAVAALTLVSASPASATMKYGPLELSGSLQSQNIVRHPDVDEYHFVQQRNTMRARVDWNWIDRGKWIDRIDLPFIESSKFFLLYRGVYDSIYDYEPTLRERDFRGRKPGRAALRDINDMSNGARDAVKFENQLRELYVDIKLADAPLSFRLGKQQIIWGEADDFRMLDRANPLDTSWHFIMEVPPPSFGWDDLRIPLWMAKGLWDIGNIGKVSNVFLEAYWNPGDWRPVKVSYLPRPWGLRIQNPLFNREDGAFLAPFRNPTTGGPLERLMKGSALFKQGDYDRNPVDNSQVGVRFSGVFPNGLQVGLHYFYQRWSGDDGSPFSPVRGITPTPEGQIRTQQLLAKGTLPVEYITPYIHTVGISANYFEGDWTQAIFRLETVYDFGIYMLDRDKETTFAPLLPGTTRKDMWKGMIAFDRPTWIRSLNKKTTFFITGQWFLHHIMHNEDTLTSALDLPTAGARSRPYCGAPKDQPCNDPNGNGSFRDDVRSWESLVTLAIFTFYKGGSVVPLLGMIYDPVNSNSLYPFWNVDWVVTPNFIVNLTQRYFIPGQSDVQKGVFDPWLLGTNRGRSETALRLTYQF
- a CDS encoding phospholipid carrier-dependent glycosyltransferase; the protein is MRPVKRWFGAAALVWIGCVAAADVAGAQFIKNGDFSQGSAGTPTDWRIDRWDTNTGTTEFLWKAPSGSEPGQAGIRNTKPNDARYVQDLHVKEETWYHIAGKIRTENVGQGAIGAYLSLMEGFQNSQDLKGSQDWQPVELWVKTEKWQDRLTLALRVGGYSSLNTGEAWFSDITVEAVSGPPPNAKNVYQPASGGGGFAPLSLWALILLLGLMTAALWYYLRPPPGGGDRGTPAEKLGLLAFLLALLAIKMAVAPHFGFDTDLGTYKAWAIRLADRGPADFYAPNYFCDYPPGYLYVLWLLGSIYQGMHLATSGPLSTLIIKMPGLIADLLSSVLLYALLRPRAGQRTTWLVVLAYSLNPAVIFNSAIWGQTDSLFTLELFLGALLLFEGQIAFGWAVLMIAAITKPQALIFLPLFASWRGNWDRPERPIVAAATGLAVAAVLTLPFVEPLGLAAHYQKGAAYYAETSVNAFNLMAILGGFRQSDSAILLFMSYKAWATALVVLFFVYLAFLIYRRRDAEMYVYLMFLLPLGFFMLSTRMHERYLFPCLLFLTPLLPRRKHLWAFYGVLTATYYLNLWYILRALNSEVFLDKYDPFGIAVSIVNVGLFAAALAEGWRMTRLAPEPLPLPCGDGDTTLAPAAPVVARAAAPAAKPVPARAMAKAASAKARDERGPEDVPAAKPRGWVSLPQWEIEAGASCYRITRRDLALALLLVVVAGGLRFWKLEQPNELVFDEVYFVEQGKNYLRGKEFMDPHPPFAKLAIGASVALFGGEANGYRIFNAVCGTLLVGVAYLTGRKLLGDGLAAFATAAAVAFDGLFIVDSRIAVIDIWYVTFGAISYLLLFQYLRTPPVERRPGILVLLGLALGLNLASKLFIPAFTWMTVVFFLAVISVHAERLHRSRQPLARGLAPAALVTCAAAAMYLAVFLPHYWLGWWHSIWDIPKYFKDVVGYEAAVADATHPYSSKWYTWPFLLRPVWYHFKDVPNDPSHVVGVWGGGNPILWWGGFAAILVALARGIRERHFASVFLCTAFILHYIVWSWIGRTLFQYHYLPSLYASLLALGMALGMLWRAPADDGFWVGAGVALLVPLLPTLIGPFPRWGVLLWAAIAGVYGAAVVYRRLPTFQWPPGRVVVVAYGAVTIALLVYFYPLWSGMPIGRDGYSVRMWFQNGPARWI